In the genome of Halococcus sediminicola, one region contains:
- the gvpA gene encoding gas vesicle protein GvpA, with amino-acid sequence MSARPSSDSLAEVLDRILDKGIVIDIWARVSIVGIEILTVEARIVVASVDTFLHYGKEISKLEMASESGDLQELKDLDLGTSPMTQPEPDEPEVRIEEEAEQ; translated from the coding sequence ATGAGCGCACGACCATCGAGCGACAGTCTGGCAGAAGTGCTCGACCGCATCCTCGACAAGGGAATCGTCATCGATATCTGGGCAAGAGTGTCGATCGTCGGCATCGAGATCTTAACTGTGGAGGCCCGCATCGTCGTCGCTTCAGTTGATACGTTCCTCCACTACGGCAAGGAAATATCCAAATTGGAGATGGCATCCGAATCGGGTGACCTCCAAGAACTGAAAGACCTCGACCTCGGTACGTCACCAATGACTCAGCCCGAACCCGACGAGCCGGAAGTCCGCATCGAAGAGGAAGCCGAACAGTAG